In the Peromyscus maniculatus bairdii isolate BWxNUB_F1_BW_parent chromosome 20, HU_Pman_BW_mat_3.1, whole genome shotgun sequence genome, one interval contains:
- the Kcns2 gene encoding delayed-rectifier potassium channel regulatory subunit KCNS2 — MTRQSLWDVSEADVEDGEIRVNVGGFKRRLRSHTLLRFPETRLGRLLLCHSREAILELCDDYDDVQHEFYFDRNPELFPYVLHFYHTGKLHVMAELCVFSFSQEIEYWGINEFFIDSCCSYSYHGRKVEPEQEKWDEQSDQESTTSSFDEILAFYNDASKFDGQPLGNFRRQLWLALDNPGYSVLSRVFSVLSILVVLGSIITMCLNSLPDFQIPDSQGNPGEDPRFEIVEHFGIAWFTFELVARFAVAPDFLKFFRNALNLIDLMSIVPFYITLVVNLVVESSPTLANLGRVAQVLRLMRIFRILKLARHSTGLRSLGATLKYSYKEVGLLLLYLSVGISIFSVVAYTIEKEENEGLATIPACWWWATVSMTTVGYGDVVPGTTAGKLTASACILAGILVVVLPITLIFNKFSHFYRRQKQLESAMRSCDFGDGMKEVPSINLRDYYAHKVKSLMASLTNMSRSSPSELSLDDSLH; from the coding sequence ATGACCCGTCAGAGCCTGTGGGACGTGTCCGAGGCCGACGTCGAGGATGGAGAGATCCGCGTCAATGTGGGCGGCTTCAAGAGACGGCTGCGTTCCCACACGCTGCTGCGCTTCCCCGAGACGCGCCTGGGCCGGCTGCTCCTCTGCCACTCTCGAGAGGCGATTCTGGAACTCTGCGATGACTATGACGACGTCCAGCATGAGTTCTACTTCGACCGTAACCCTGAGCTCTTCCCCTACGTCTTACATTTCTACCACACTGGCAAGCTTCACGTCATGGCTGAGCTGTGCGTCTTCTCCTTCAGCCAGGAGATCGAGTACTGGGGTATCAACGAATTCTTCATCGACTCTTGCTGCAGCTATAGCTACCATGGCCGCAAAGTGGAACCTGAGCAGGAGAAGTGGGATGAACAGAGTGACCAGGAGAGTACCACGTCCTCCTTTGACGAGATCTTGGCCTTCTATAATGATGCTTCCAAGTTTGATGGGCAACCCCTGGGCAACTTCCGCAGGCAGCTGTGGCTGGCATTGGACAACCCCGGCTACTCAGTCCTAAGCAGGGTCTTCAGCGTCCTTTCCATCTTGGTGGTGTTGGGATCTATCATCACCATGTGCCTCAATAGCCTGCCCGACTTCCAAATCCCTGATAGCCAGGGCAACCCTGGTGAAGACCCCAGGTTTGAAATCGTGGAGCACTTTGGCATCGCCTGGTTCACATTTGAGTTGGTGGCCAGGTTTGCTGTGGCCCCTGACTTTCTCAAGTTCTTCAGGAATGCTCTAAACCTTATTGACCTCATGTCTATTGTCCCCTTTTACATAACTCTGGTGGTGAACCTGGTGGTGGAGAGTTCGCCTACCTTGGCCAACTTGGGCAGGGTGGCTCAGGTCCTGAGGCTGATGAGGATCTTCCGAATTCTCAAGCTGGCCAGACACTCCACTGGCCTCCGCTCCTTGGGAGCCACCCTGAAATACAGCTATAAGGAAGTGGGGCTGCTCTTGCTCTACCTCTCGGTGGGGATTTCCATCTTCTCCGTGGTGGCCTATACCATCgaaaaggaggaaaatgaaggCCTGGCTACCATCCCTGCCTGCTGGTGGTGGGCTACCGTCAGTATGACCACTGTGGGGTACGGAGATGTGGTCCCAGGGACCACAGCCGGGAAGctgactgcctctgcctgcatCCTGGCAGGCATCCTGGTGGTGGTCTTGCCCATCACCTTGATCTTCAATAAGTTCTCCCACTTTTACCGgcgccaaaagcaacttgagagtGCTATGCGTAGCTGtgactttggagatggaatgAAGGAGGTCCCTTCAATCAATTTAAGGGACTACTATGCCCATAAAGTTAAATCCCTCATGGCAAGCCTGACAAACATGAGCAGGAGTTCACCCAGTGAACTGAGTTTAGATGATTCTCTCCATTAG